A single genomic interval of Ruminococcus sp. NK3A76 harbors:
- a CDS encoding FtsX-like permease family protein, whose product MYYSLLNIKTLVSRRLILSLMIVLSQIVAMLSVYLSVGFINNSLKRKSAPTYDQKWFYFGFYSIYDEEGKLLPEDTVYPEGALVSPRWGDIKGDMYELLAFLGDEVEDIPINGFGMKDGSDSSKIGLSSDLKPGGGKIVQGPRFSCSDSSMRGAVGDVYHIEGNEYTVTEVGENKVHIAINIEDYPDNARINYFTIKLRDGADVDRISQIKDEMTELFGTPMATEEPEPVTLMNLQIDNMFIFTSAVILLIAVVNIGVYFRYVFKKRENQIAVMKICGASRRDIFLISIIEMLGSFIVSLTVSLVIFTALLPGLKLSYKGFSLFDNKSYLAVFALVYLAVAAVVSGVLSAVYSSGSPFDNYRRSQKGGV is encoded by the coding sequence ATGTATTATTCTTTGCTGAACATCAAAACGCTTGTTTCGCGCAGGCTGATATTGTCATTGATGATAGTGCTGTCGCAGATAGTGGCGATGCTGTCAGTATATCTGTCTGTGGGCTTTATCAATAATTCACTAAAGAGGAAAAGCGCCCCTACATATGACCAAAAGTGGTTTTACTTCGGGTTTTACTCTATATATGATGAGGAGGGAAAGCTCTTGCCTGAGGATACTGTTTATCCTGAGGGGGCTTTGGTGTCGCCGCGCTGGGGCGATATAAAGGGGGATATGTACGAGCTGCTTGCCTTTTTGGGTGATGAGGTAGAGGATATTCCCATTAACGGCTTTGGTATGAAAGACGGCTCAGACAGCAGCAAAATAGGTCTCAGCAGCGACCTTAAGCCTGGCGGCGGGAAAATAGTACAGGGACCGAGATTTTCCTGTTCCGATTCAAGTATGCGCGGTGCTGTGGGTGATGTATACCATATTGAGGGTAACGAATACACGGTAACAGAGGTCGGTGAGAACAAGGTGCATATCGCCATTAACATAGAGGATTACCCCGATAATGCAAGGATAAATTACTTTACGATAAAGCTGCGTGACGGCGCTGATGTTGACAGGATAAGTCAGATAAAGGACGAAATGACAGAGCTTTTCGGAACACCTATGGCGACTGAGGAGCCTGAGCCTGTTACTCTTATGAATTTGCAGATAGATAATATGTTTATATTCACATCAGCTGTTATACTGCTTATCGCGGTGGTGAATATAGGTGTGTATTTTCGCTATGTATTCAAAAAGCGCGAAAATCAGATAGCTGTTATGAAGATATGCGGTGCTTCAAGGCGGGATATTTTTCTCATTTCAATTATTGAGATGCTGGGGTCGTTTATTGTGAGCTTGACGGTGTCGCTTGTGATATTCACGGCACTTCTTCCCGGTCTGAAATTAAGCTATAAAGGCTTTTCGCTTTTTGATAACAAATCGTATCTCGCTGTATTTGCACTTGTGTACTTGGCGGTAGCTGCTGTGGTATCGGGTGTGCTTTCGGCAGTATACAGCAGCGGCTCGCCCTTTGACAATTACAGGCGTTCACAGAAGGGCGGTGTCTGA
- a CDS encoding ABC transporter ATP-binding protein, with protein sequence MITLTNIKKVYNPKKANEFEALHGVSCDIKDGELVAIIGKSGAGKSTLLHILACIDSYQDGEYRIDDTLVKGLSERKYARIRNEKIGMVMQDFALVEDFTALENVMIPLNFSKKKIKGKKEKALAALKAVGIEDLAKKPCNKLSGGQKQRVAIARAIVNEPSMILADEPTGALDTKTSSEIMELFKSLNEQGRTVVIVTHDPKVAEQCQRVIEISDGEIVGGNE encoded by the coding sequence ATGATAACTCTTACAAACATCAAAAAGGTATATAACCCAAAGAAAGCCAATGAATTTGAGGCTCTACACGGAGTATCGTGTGATATCAAAGACGGCGAGCTTGTGGCTATAATAGGCAAGTCGGGTGCAGGAAAGAGTACGCTTTTGCATATCCTCGCCTGCATTGACAGCTATCAGGACGGGGAATACAGGATAGACGACACGCTTGTAAAGGGGCTTTCCGAGCGCAAATATGCCCGTATCAGAAATGAGAAGATAGGCATGGTAATGCAGGATTTTGCGCTTGTGGAAGATTTCACCGCCCTTGAAAATGTGATGATACCGCTTAATTTCTCCAAGAAAAAGATCAAGGGCAAGAAAGAGAAAGCGCTTGCTGCACTTAAAGCTGTGGGCATTGAAGACCTTGCCAAAAAGCCCTGCAACAAGCTCTCGGGAGGACAAAAGCAGAGGGTGGCTATTGCAAGAGCAATAGTCAACGAACCGAGCATGATACTTGCTGACGAGCCTACAGGGGCGCTTGATACAAAGACGTCTTCTGAGATAATGGAGCTTTTCAAGTCGCTCAACGAGCAGGGGCGGACGGTGGTTATTGTTACGCACGACCCGAAGGTGGCAGAGCAGTGCCAGAGAGTCATTGAGATATCTGACGGTGAGATAGTAGGCGGCAATGAGTGA
- a CDS encoding SMI1/KNR4 family protein: MYFDKFAYEFEIKHYKMFPPSNPELNKIFNQYDNLPKAYIELLELIGAGTSAPFWSGCEFFIRDIPLLKKYAQETLSDNSSTVELKNDDFVFWMSQGTIFCFFNIKEGDDPPVYFFTEANPNEYQCVANKLTEFIWNYCFKPQIAFNKV, from the coding sequence ATGTATTTTGATAAATTTGCATATGAGTTTGAAATAAAACATTATAAAATGTTCCCCCCGTCAAATCCGGAATTAAATAAGATCTTTAATCAGTATGATAATCTTCCTAAAGCGTATATTGAGTTATTAGAGCTAATTGGCGCAGGCACTTCTGCACCTTTTTGGTCAGGATGTGAGTTTTTTATTCGGGATATTCCTCTATTAAAGAAATATGCCCAAGAAACTCTAAGTGACAATTCATCGACTGTTGAATTGAAAAATGACGATTTTGTTTTCTGGATGTCACAAGGTACTATTTTTTGTTTCTTTAACATCAAAGAAGGTGATGATCCTCCGGTTTATTTTTTTACTGAAGCTAATCCTAATGAGTATCAATGTGTTGCAAATAAACTGACTGAGTTTATCTGGAATTATTGTTTTAAACCACAGATCGCATTTAATAAAGTGTAA
- a CDS encoding cation:proton antiporter — MLLSLAIIFLVGLSAAAIMNKIGLPRIIGMLGVGIIVSPYLLDLLDEKILGISSELRQTALIIILIRAGLTLNISDLKKVGRPAVMMSFVPACFEIAGYVLLAPLLLDVTRIEAAVMGAVLSAVSPAVVVPRMVRLIEEKAGTKKSIPQMILAGASCDDIFVIVLFSTFVTMAQGGSAKVSDLLDIPVSILLGVVLGSAAGVVLFFVFEAAHKHGSKIRNTAKVIVILGTAFLLMSVESLAKPYVAVSGLLAVVAMACVIKLKGNKSVSSRLSEKFGKLWIGAECLLFVLVGAAVDVRYTLTAGVSALAMIFAALAFRAVGVCLCMTGTELNIKERAFCVIAYLPKATVQAAIGSVPLSLGLDCGKTVLSVAVLAILITAPLGAIGIDKTCKRFLETPKQ; from the coding sequence ATGCTTTTGTCACTTGCGATCATTTTTCTTGTCGGGCTGTCGGCTGCGGCGATCATGAACAAGATAGGCCTGCCACGGATCATCGGTATGCTCGGTGTGGGCATCATTGTCAGCCCGTATTTGCTTGACCTGCTCGATGAAAAGATACTCGGCATCTCGTCCGAGCTTCGACAGACAGCGCTTATCATAATACTCATCCGTGCAGGGCTGACGCTAAATATCTCTGACCTTAAAAAAGTCGGGAGGCCTGCCGTGATGATGTCGTTTGTGCCTGCCTGCTTTGAGATAGCAGGGTATGTTCTGCTCGCACCATTGCTGCTTGACGTGACTCGTATTGAGGCGGCTGTTATGGGAGCAGTGCTCAGTGCAGTATCGCCGGCGGTGGTCGTGCCGAGAATGGTGCGGCTGATAGAAGAAAAGGCCGGCACAAAGAAAAGCATTCCGCAGATGATACTTGCAGGCGCTTCGTGTGATGACATTTTTGTCATCGTGCTGTTCTCGACGTTTGTGACTATGGCGCAGGGCGGCTCGGCAAAGGTGAGCGATCTTCTGGATATCCCAGTATCTATACTGCTTGGCGTTGTGCTTGGCAGTGCGGCAGGTGTGGTGCTGTTCTTTGTTTTTGAAGCTGCACACAAGCACGGCTCAAAGATACGAAACACCGCAAAGGTTATCGTGATCCTCGGCACGGCATTTCTGCTCATGTCAGTCGAGAGCCTTGCCAAACCCTATGTTGCAGTCTCGGGACTGCTTGCGGTAGTTGCTATGGCGTGTGTTATCAAGCTAAAAGGGAATAAGTCGGTATCCTCACGGCTGTCTGAGAAATTCGGCAAGCTGTGGATAGGCGCTGAGTGCCTGCTGTTCGTGCTTGTGGGGGCGGCGGTCGATGTGCGCTACACGCTGACAGCAGGAGTTTCGGCGCTGGCTATGATATTTGCAGCGCTCGCTTTCAGAGCGGTGGGTGTATGCCTTTGCATGACAGGCACAGAGCTTAATATAAAAGAGCGTGCTTTCTGCGTGATAGCATATCTCCCTAAAGCCACAGTCCAGGCGGCTATCGGCTCGGTGCCGCTGTCGCTGGGGCTTGACTGCGGAAAAACGGTGCTGTCAGTAGCGGTGCTTGCGATACTGATAACAGCACCTCTCGGGGCGATAGGCATTGACAAGACCTGCAAGAGATTTCTTGAAACGCCGAAGCAGTGA
- a CDS encoding phosphoribosylaminoimidazolesuccinocarboxamide synthase — protein MKKIISGKVREVYETDGGELVLVTTDRISAFDVILDSTVPGKGKALNQIALYWFDLTKDIIPNHIISDKLEDMPAEFADKEKYEGRTILTKKLKMLPYEFIVRGYMFGSMWEDYKKTGAYCGQPIEGEYQLAQKLAEPMVTPSVKNSEGHDENITLDRLRAEIGEDEANKIADICVKIYNTCYEDAKKKGLIIADTKFEFGYDENGVLTIGDEVMTPDSSRFWAAEDYKTGVSPRSYDKQFVRDWLIENNLKGVTPAPKLPDEVVEKTAALYKECFTKITGKADY, from the coding sequence ATGAAGAAGATCATTTCAGGCAAGGTCAGGGAAGTATACGAAACAGACGGCGGCGAGCTTGTGCTCGTAACAACAGACAGGATCTCGGCTTTTGACGTTATACTTGATTCTACTGTTCCCGGCAAGGGCAAGGCGCTCAACCAGATAGCGCTTTACTGGTTCGACCTTACAAAGGATATTATCCCCAACCACATAATCTCCGACAAGCTCGAAGATATGCCTGCTGAGTTTGCTGACAAGGAAAAGTATGAGGGCAGGACAATACTAACAAAGAAGCTGAAGATGCTCCCTTATGAATTTATCGTAAGAGGCTATATGTTCGGCAGTATGTGGGAAGACTACAAGAAGACCGGCGCTTACTGCGGCCAGCCTATAGAGGGCGAGTATCAGCTTGCACAGAAGCTCGCAGAGCCCATGGTGACACCTTCCGTAAAGAACAGCGAAGGCCATGACGAGAACATAACTCTCGACAGGCTCAGAGCTGAGATAGGCGAGGATGAAGCAAACAAGATAGCTGACATCTGCGTAAAGATATACAACACCTGCTATGAGGACGCAAAGAAGAAGGGTCTTATCATAGCTGACACAAAGTTTGAGTTCGGTTATGACGAGAACGGTGTGCTTACGATAGGCGACGAGGTAATGACACCTGACTCCAGCCGTTTCTGGGCTGCTGAGGATTACAAGACAGGCGTTTCACCGAGATCCTACGACAAGCAGTTCGTTCGTGACTGGCTTATCGAGAATAACCTTAAGGGCGTAACACCTGCACCCAAGCTCCCTGACGAGGTAGTTGAAAAGACAGCTGCTCTCTACAAGGAGTGCTTCACAAAGATCACAGGCAAGGCTGATTACTGA
- a CDS encoding helix-turn-helix transcriptional regulator: protein MPVIDTQATGINIKNMIKARGFKIADVQRRCGFNTPQAIFKWMRGDAVPTIDNMVIIAEMFGVTIDEIIVVKMI, encoded by the coding sequence ATGCCGGTGATAGATACTCAGGCAACAGGTATTAACATAAAGAACATGATAAAAGCCAGAGGCTTCAAGATAGCCGATGTACAGCGCAGGTGCGGATTCAACACTCCGCAGGCCATTTTCAAGTGGATGCGTGGCGACGCTGTGCCGACTATCGACAACATGGTGATAATAGCCGAGATGTTCGGCGTGACCATCGACGAGATAATCGTCGTAAAAATGATCTGA
- a CDS encoding low molecular weight protein-tyrosine-phosphatase — translation MIRIMFVCHGNICRSPMAEFIMKELVRREGLEDDFLIASCAVSTEEIGNGIYPPAKNELKRRGIPFSEHYAVQLKHSDHENYDLFVVMDKSNLRRARDILGGDSEGKLHMLMEYAGISRDVSDPWYSRRFDVAFDDIMQGCEGLLRSLI, via the coding sequence ATGATCAGGATAATGTTCGTCTGCCACGGTAATATCTGCCGTTCGCCCATGGCAGAATTCATAATGAAAGAACTGGTGCGGCGTGAGGGGCTGGAAGACGACTTCCTGATAGCCTCGTGCGCTGTCAGCACCGAGGAGATAGGCAACGGTATCTATCCCCCTGCAAAGAACGAACTCAAAAGACGGGGCATACCGTTTAGCGAGCACTACGCTGTGCAGCTTAAGCACTCTGATCATGAAAACTACGACCTCTTTGTGGTCATGGATAAAAGCAACCTCCGCCGTGCAAGGGATATCCTGGGCGGCGACAGTGAGGGCAAGCTGCATATGCTCATGGAATATGCAGGCATCTCCCGTGATGTCTCAGACCCGTGGTATTCACGCAGATTTGATGTTGCATTCGATGATATAATGCAGGGCTGCGAGGGGCTTCTCAGATCTCTTATCTGA